atgtaaacactCTAACGTCCCTAAAAGGTGGTATAAGGATAATACATAATGATTGTGAGTGGTCGAGAAACCAAAGTGTAAGGTGTTGTACGTGTTGGTTGATCCACCAATCACAATCAAACgatacggacgttcgtgtcgtTTTTCATAACACAGTGTAGGGAGCAGTACGCATTGAAAGGGTTATTCTCTGCTCAAATCTTActctacaaattataaaaaacatcgcAAAGACAAAAAAATTGCATGGAATATCAAGTGTACACGAGATCATTTAGTACgattatgttattgtaaatattgtacataGACCAGTGAATTATGACGGTGTGTATGAAGatgagatatttttaatgttaaatggATTGTGAGAGCGCGGGCCGCGTGACCCGACGCCGCGTTTAGATGTAAGCAGCCGATGGAACaaaataaagtgttatttcttttatgcaGTGTCGTTTTATTGATCGTAATTGACTAGGGACTGAGTAATGCAGGCAACGTACGCCTAAAATAAAGATTCCAAATATTTGAGGTTTTGATTGATGTTAACGCaacaaaattagtaaaattagtaagtatatttttcattacgcAAACACTAACAATAATGTTtacaacttaaaaaatataatcttacaataATAAAGTGGATAAGATGTctagattaattattataacgtcTATTAAGGCATGgacaaaatttattcaaaacttgTCTGCAGGACACCACATCTTTCGCTGTTTTATCACATCCCGGTTTTCTCCTCAGATAAGAAGTGCTTGTAGTGTTCTGGCCCTGTTGGTAAAATATacgatttgtaatatttagattacGTATTGTTTTCTAAAGTtacatataagtaaaaattttgGGTTATGgaaaagaatattatgaaacatatttCCTGTAGGAACTTATTAAAATTCCAATTTAAtgctatacatatttgtttgatGTATAGTTTTTTGGTATAGGTATTTTGAATTGACATTCAGCatgtttcataattaattattttgtggtaatcatttatttattagtaacaaaCTTAAAAAACGATATAAGTAGAGatgataattcataaaatttaaaaaccaattcAAAAAGATAAATTCGTAGCGGGAACATTTGTTAACATAATGCAATCTATTATTCAATCTACATACCATTAAATAACCGAACAGGGCGCATGTCATATACTGTAAACTCCGGCAATTTGGCACCAATTGAGGGTAGTTCAAATAATTATGATCGCAAAGGCAGCACTCCCGTATCAACTGATTCATGTATCTAGTGGCCGGCTGTTGTCTGTCCAATCTGTTTAGTAGCGCATACGCTTTGGGAAAACTCACTGTGTTCCTTCTCTTCCCgtttattccatatttatttctaacaacaCATTCTCCAAACTCACACTGTGAACGTGGTTTTTATAGTTATGCAAAATGTGACAGAAGATACATGTAAATAGAATTTACGTATTACTTAGGTATTTCTTTACTTGACAAAGTGACACCACTAAAGCTAATGATAAGTGGAGGAGAGTTCAGacagagtgtcgactgacgaaagattacCTTTtttcagtcgacacaattatgcaggcctgaaTTATTCACAATTATGAAACAAGACACGTTTACGAAGACTACTATGGCGGATTTAACTTCATGTTTGATGGTCGCTATCTGGTCgagtacaaatattttacgatttacTACCTTAGTGGGGAGGTTACACTTTAGTTTTGGTGCTCTTGTACTTCCTACAATGATAATTATCATTTCAACAACATGATTAATTCCAAATCTAATTATTCATAGATAGTTGTTGGATCCAATTACTGTCTAATTTGTCACCATTATGTTACAAACATTTGTTTAGGCACGAAAAATAGCAGTAAGTATAATTTCGCGTTTTACAAAAATGATCTACTTTCTTGCTTACATTAAAGCGGGATTCCATCCAATTATTTAGCCGCCAGTAATTAAATCTATGTTCTACGACAAGGAacctaaatttatatttttgtaagtcttaaattatatttaataagtagatCTTACCGTTAACTCTCCGGCATATTGTTTTCTACAACTCTTTATATTGTTGATGAATTGATCCAAGGGCTGCGCGCAAGACACTTTCATCAcctgttttatttatgaaatgaattgaaacatatatatatatatatatttaatatttcataaaatatataaaaatattggaataagtaagtatatttttaacacagaCACACACATCATGTCTTTATCCttgaaggtgtaggcagaggttcaataagggcacccacttttagtCAAGTAATTTCCAAAAAGGTGAGAATATAACCATACCGAGCTTACATAACGTAAATTTCACACTTTAGACTGATAAGTACCGAGTCGATAaaccgaatatcactttgcctgatccCGGACTGGAACCCGGTAACTCAGAGCGGTGTGCACGCACATTGcggcaatacaactacgccaccgaagcagtataattcctaatataaaaaaatttccATACTCACGCTTTCAGTCATGAGAGCGGAACATGCTTGTTCCGGAGTCTTTGTGCATTCGTGAACAATCTGTGAACCAAGTtctccaatttttttttctatttatttgagGGGGTTTTTTCCAAAATTCAAATGTCACCCcattattgtttacaaaattaaatacaaaaaacagaaatattttttttaaaaaagattaaCAGATACAAGTTCTCCAACAACAAAGTAAGAAACAATGTAGACACCATTTGTTTGACAATGAGTCATTTTATATTACTTGGAGTTACTACGTATTCAGCCAGTCTAGACCGCAACTGTTTGGTTGGTGCATTTTGGCACGTTACAGATACTACAGGAGTTGGGCCGCACGAGGTGGCTCTGCGCAGGTGCGGATGCGAACAACATCTTAGACACAAGTCGGAGGAAGTCAGTCACCGCGGaattttagttggtaggccgtaCATAGGGTGTATATAgcgttagggactcggcccggcgatCGCCCGACGTTTACTATCTCCCCGGGCGATGCaatgtcgggtcgtaaggcacggtaaCCCCAGCATAACCGATCAGTCGCTTCCCATAAAGGCtggacggtagtaataaggtactttctccgcgaaacaaaaaaaaaaatacaaatacttcaAACTTTCCTGCAGTTGctcctaaatattatattatggtaggtattaaaactaattaatttataaagagTTTAGATACTTACCAAATTGtggcaaaatattaaaatagcacTAAAGACACTAGTTGGCCACATCATATTATTCATcgcagttttgttttataactgaATGTTTGGGAAATAATTTTTGCAATAAgtatttatcataaaatgaaTCACGATCGCAATGCCcatgataattattatgaacataaaataatagttgataatattatgtggtTAGATGACACGTGTTTAATGCCGATGGAGTAGTGAGTGGATAATGAACAGTCTATGTAGAGAAAGTTGTGGGATTGTTTCCCGCGTTTGTACGATTTTTTGTGTGAGCTTTCAATAGGTATGATAGTATTTTAGGTCTGGCTTTTACAAGTGTTTTTAATAACCcgacaaaatatttgaatgttggtAAAGATCTTTCCTATgacaaatataaagtttatgttCATTATGAATAAATGTTAGAAGTTGTTTTCAAGTAATGAACAAATTTATAGGCAGTaagtaaaagtttatttttagcgTGCAGTTACTTTATAATAGCTACAATTAATAACACGCCTATTTAATTTCCCGTTGCCGTTTGTTGTTGCCTCCAAAATTCTTCTCTGTTCTCTAAAAAGCGTATAGCTTCTTGTGCTTGCTTGACCACTATGTCATTCTTTTTGTCTGCTATGGCCAAGTCTGGATTCTTGATGAGGTTTTCAAGATAAATTTTGTCCGACATAAGTTGTCCAAGCACGGGTCTAGCTGATTTAGAAGCAGCTCGTTTGCCTGTTTTCTTGACTGTTTTAACTGCACCAATAGTATTCTCGATAGCCTCctgttatgtttaaatttaatatgagtaATCATTTTTACCTACCGCAATGAATTGGTGGGATTTTTATCTAGGTAAGTAAAATGTTAAAAGCAAAAGTCGGTGAATTAATAATAGATTCTATTATTAGACGCCTTTCATAAAATACAGAAAGAGAAACTCAattcaatattacattaataataccTGAGCTTTCTGCACTCCAAGTCTGAAGTCGTTCAAATCGGGCCGCGTGCGCAGACCTCTATGGTAATGAACCAGGCTCATCTCAAACTCGCCGCAGTAGTACAATGCTTCGGCTTTACGAAGCAATGCCTTCGCGTCTTTCGGGTCCAGCTTCAAAGCCGCTTCTGCATCAGCGAGGGCAGAACGAGGTTCTCCGAGAAGTAGGTAACATTTGCTGCGGGCGACGTATGCTGCTTTCTCTTCTGGGGCTAACTCGATTGCCTGAAATCCGGAGATAGAAACGAATTATTACTTGCATTATACATTTGATACTAGGACGACGGTTGATTGATTTtgaattgttaaattatttaattggatTTACACTGCGCATTATTGATTTTAGATAGTATATTTATACCTTATTTACGAACAGTACCGCCGTGCGATACCGTTTCCTCATCATTTCAGCTTGCGCCAACGCCAAAAGTGTACCAGCATCGGCTTCTACTGGCAATTGCAGGGCACTGCTTCTCTCCGCCTTATCTTTGAGGCTTAAAGATTGCTTAATATCTTTAGATCCCATCACTACAGCGGCTGCACGGTCTTTGTCCGTGTATAATTCTTCTTCACGCTTTCTCTTCTCGCGTTTCTGCTTTCGCTCCCGTCGTTTACGCGGTTTTAACGACTCTTTCCTACCTCCAGCTGCTGGTTTCTCTTCTTCCATCTCAGGTTCACGGACTTTATCAGCGGACGGTGGAGCTCTCTTGCTGATAGAGGCTTTTTGAATCGGGATTTCGTCTTCATCCTCAGCAATACCAACTCGAACGAAACTTTGTAAGAATTCGGCGTCTTTTGTCGGGCCGAGGATGGACCTGGCATGGGCCTTTGCGTTGTCGTAACTTTCCATTGCAACTTAGCAGAGTTACCCTGAGTTACGTAAGGCGTATGAAGAGGCGTTAGTATTGACACCAGGTTCGTAGTTGTCATGGAGACAGTATGTGTTTTCGCACCCTCTTAGCACTTGCCTTCACACTAGTAGCGCTTAGGTTATGAGGCGAAGCGCACGTGTAGTTAGATCTTGGAGCTCTATTCTATAGGAAACCTTTCAAGCAGACCTTCGCTGGTGCCGTTGATAAATGcgttaacatatttattttgtttaagatttgggtttttatataaaacagcaTTTAATTTATCACATGcgatttttgataataaatttgcAAGAGCATCACtcagttcaattattttttacaacacaTCTAACACATTTAACTTCTAAAATGTGTACTATAATGAAATAGCATTAAAAATTGAGTCTTATACAATtgtatattatgcaaatatgtaaatattataatccgATGTATATcgatgatgaaaaaaaaattactggcCGTCTTTGCTTCTTAAATAGCTAAGTAGGTacagcaaaaaaaattacctacatgAATAATGCATATACTTATGCACTTTTCTAGGGGTTTAGGTagagtgtaatatatttaaaagtttatgcATACTTATGTCAATAGAAATAtctatgatatttattaaattcagcTTTGTGGAGGTACATTTTAACTGAAAAATTGTACAAATAATGGACTTACTTTATAGAGTGATGTAAGAGCACGTTCATAATTGCCATTCTTCAAATGCCCCGTGGCTTCATCACGATGTTTCTTCGCTTCTATCGGGTTACTAGTTGGTTGGTCTTGCTCTTTACCACGACCCATTTTTCACAAAACCTATAATGATAAATCAATTGTTTTGTGCttcctaaaattatatttaaggatCTTGATATACTTGTAGCTAATCATGATTATCTTAAAGTGgagtaattacaaaaatattgatgttttcTTAGACTTAAGACGTACTTAATGTTTTCTAATACTGGAAAAGTAAAAAGACCATTTTAATCACTATCAGAAACTTTGCACTTTATTTAGCACCAAAATTAGTAGGTACTTACGGTTTAAAGAAAGAATTATAACTAACGAAACATTTTGCAGTCACAATTATACATATAAGAAGACAAAAATGCTATGTTAAAAGTTGACTTCTTTGATGTAGAAAAAggggtaggtaggtaggtatattagGGCAGAAAATTATAAGTAGTTGACAAACATTGCCATACGAAACTGATACGTAGTCAAACGAAGCTTATGGATtgagtaaacattatttaccgAAAGGTCGAATATGATAATATGACATTGATGAATGACCTAGTACAGAGCAAAAcctttttgttgcaataaatcTGCCTATTTTTGTATCTTTGATGAGATACTGCTAATGTTCGTCGCATGCCTCGGCTAATATgtggttaaaattaatttcctgATTTCTTTGTTTCTATGGAGTaaaagtattgacaagtaaaagtatattaatataaaattttgtataaactaaATTGATGTAGTATGATGAATTCggatttatgatataataacGGAGGTTGTGAACACTTTCCTTATCCACAAATTGTTAAAAAGTTGTTTGTGAAAATGGCTTTAAATGATCGGAAGCACAGCACAACGCTCAGTGGTACCAATTGATTATAACTATTTGTTTCGTAATATGAACTCTATCTATACTTTTAACtaagttacaaattataaaatcaaacattaatTGCGTAAAGAAGAAACCAGTCAGTCTATGTAATGTTATCATCTTCAAACAACAATTTTGCGTTGAATACTTACCtaatatatatacctacctCGTATTATGTagacaaaatatacttttacatactattttatcattcgaaaattattaaagaagtCATAAGTAGTAAGTACAATATCGGTGTCTAAATTAGTTGTTGGTATTTTAGTGGAGTATCATTTATCTGTGGTCTTATCATCTGATCTCCCCTCCATAACAGTCATAACTAAGTTTATTATGAACGATATACAAAGTGGGTCAATTAATATGAAACCAAATTATACTTTCTTAGTTTCTCTATCTGTGTggaaaaaaactaatatttgcgattttaagcggtgatagcctagttgggtgtggattggactgccgagacgaatgtccgcaggttcaaatcccaagggcacacacctctgacttttctaaaaaatcatgtgtgtattctttgtgaatttatcgttcgctttaacggtgaaggaaaacatcgtgaggaaacctgcacatctgagaagttctctataggaatttcgaaggtgtgtgaagtctaccaatccgcactaggcctcagcagtgggcaagtatataatacagggctgatattattattatttattattatttgcaattttgttaaaatcaaACTTTTCTGAAGGCATTACGTGATGTTATTATTGTGAATGAATTAGGTATGTACACGGAGGATGTTAtcgttatttaaaaagtaaaataatgtaatttgtttaaaatttgttttcgtCCTTCTGTGTTGAACAATTCTAcccatagaaaaaaatatttttagaacctTTATAGGTTCATCAATAGTCCCGATTATCTTCTGCCGATTGTAACTGTGACCCACAGTCGCTCGTTCTTTTTCCCTTTAAAGAAGTACCTCATGTCCATGCATCGGATTTCGCGTGGCTACAttgtagtatatatatatattatatatatttgcagGGCTTTTCTTATGGGGGCACGCGAGGGCAGGCAGTGCCTCCAAaggaaatttcgaaaatatcgaAACAATTGCCATTTAAAAGTACAGGAAGGGAGGggggtacaaaaaattataggcTTACAACTTTCGCGTGCCCCCtaaaaagaagtgacaaaaaaggCCTGAGTATAAAAGTTACCTATGAAATATTACTCTTGCCTAATGCAGTGGCGAAAAGCAATATGCTTGCGgattaactttaaatattatttcaatatacaatTCCGAATTCTCAATAATTGAACCACAACACAAAGATAAACTCACAGCGAAGACTTGCAAGTTAAGGTAGCTGTCATAACTTTGGCATCGGTTACTGGCTCATTATCGTCGAAATTATTCATGCAAACAAGCCGAGTATTGTGGGAGATCACGGCATGCTCATCATAATGCAGGGATTGTGGTGCAACGGTCCATTAAAACTGTTActtattatcatttaatattcattGGGTATTGTTTTGCTCGTGATGTGAATTGAGAGTATTAGTGAGGTTTATGAGAACTTAGAAACTAGAGATATATTATTGGTTGTACATTAGTGCTGGTATGTCATGGGGCTAGTAAGATTGTCGGAGACCTAAAATAAGCTAATTTCAATCTACATTTTCTTCCTTAAAGGTCGACAACACAATCAAAATTCCTCTGGCATATTGAGTATCCATTCTCCAAAGAGTGTCGCCGGCAAGCAACATGGGgctttcttaattttaataattatttaaaaatacgattttcgtttctattttacatataattgtgCTATTTGGAAATAGATTTTCCGGAGATTAATAGTACTTTTAAAACTTTAGCCTTTTTGTTATACCAATATTAAGTGTTCCAAACACAATATTGTTCAAATAGCAATTGCTAGTTGTTAACCGGTTAGTGCGTGTACATCGTGAGagttattttcaaatttagCTCGCTTTAATTCTGAAGCCGAGCCGATCCGCTGATAACAGGAAGTATCTACTAACACATGATATGTAGTGTTTGTTCGGTAAGTAATTATGGTGTTACAGTTAACCTAGTTTGTTGCTTCGTAGGTTACCTAAGTACATCGATAATGTAGTAGtcggatacattttatattcgtccggatagtgacaaccgtacacaaggtgttaaaacacgccatactggcccacgtaagtgtcacgttcggggatcagcctgtgcatatcaagttccaacaggccggcataattgtgtcgactgctgaggggtaatcatctcagtcactctattggaccgcactccacttaccatcaggtgcggttactttgccgtgtccatataaaatatataaaaaaacccaAGCTTACGTGTATCTTAGATAAAGATAAAGACTACCATCATTATAATACATGCATGATGATTTAGTTCCTTGCATTCTCAACTCTTTgggtatatttagttttaattattttttgcgtTATCCTAAAAGCTCACTATTCCCTACTAATTTCTATGAAGGTATCGCTAGTGCGTTCTTACTACGGTTATCTTGACATAACTTTcatataacataacataacctcTTTCGTCCCTTGTAGTTAATGAATTTGCCCTTCGAAACTGCTCATgataatttcacataatataaaaactacaaatgAGCGTTATCCAACATTGTAGTCGTGCCTATTTTCTATCATTATTCCATATGGGCGAAGTCGAATAACTCAATAAAGCTAAATTGATTACTTGgcaatatttacttacatcatcTTTTATGAACACAGATAACTATCGTGAGTCGTGAATCACGCAACCCCACAATATAGCCGCTTTACGACcgcaaaaataatgaaattagatattattttgcttgtaaaatatttattacgtcCGCTCCTACACGCAGAATTCAATATAGTGCAGCCTGTTTAGAAACTGATTTATAATGTTGAATTATAGTTTAGAATTtaactatgtatttttaataaatgaatctatacgtattataaaacaaagtccctttttctgtctatattatatagtatattatcgattttctcaaaatatactgaacggatttttatgaaatttggtatggagatagcataataccctgggaaggttataggctttcttTTCCGTGAAAATATATCgcgggatttttatctcggaaaactccatcacgcgggtgaagccgcgagcaaaagccagttgCTAAATGCTTTTAAAATCGACCCATTTCACGTAAGAGGCCTGTACCTAcctgtgtaaatatatttttgacaagATCAGTAATTTAACAGAGATACTCCTTTGAGTATCTCTGTTAAAttactgatgatgatgaattaggTCTTTACCTAAAGGAATCTGCACTTTCAATTGTCAACTGTGCCACATAATCTACGATTCCTTTAAAATATAGGGGTTATACTTAcggtgtatgttttttttttaatggcccACTTACTAATTTGGTTCCGTTTTGCAACAAATAAATAGTTTCAAGACTAACGTTTCCTTGTATTTATAAGTTTGTAACTAATAGCATTAGTTTTTTACTTCCGCCGTATTTACGACATTTATGTCCATGAAATAGAGTACCTACACTCATCGACTGTtattgtactttatttaaatgttgagtgcttaatttttttactgaataCCTAACTAAGAATCTCTATAAGTTCTAACTAACTAGATTATTAGGTATATGcgcataaaaaatgttttttttttcgtaaattatGCACATTCCAAAAGAAGTTGAAAACAAATccaagcaaaaaatatttttagataaagtAATAGCTACCTATGTGGATCTATAgatgatttattatatacaatttgtatgtaggtatattattactaaGTTACTTTACTTATacttatcttttaaaataatttatattttaccaattaAAATAGGTACGTTAAAACGACtccaataataacaaaacataaactaatcaaaacttaataattttcgaAACACCAAACTTGGACTCAcctaattagtttaattacgtCACCAACCTAATTGTTTTCACTCAATCAAGTAACTAATTAACTGAAGTTATTAAAATCGCAAAGGACTTGATACCGAAGCCCGTTGTGTGTCGGCCGGGTTGACTTTCAGACTGAACTAGTGGTAAAGTTACCCCTTAATGAAAGGGGCTGTTTACACAGTACGAAATTATGCGATGGTTGTAGAAACTATTTTCTGTGAATTATTGTGGAATCTGTTTTGTTATTCTATTAGGGAGTAAGTTTTTACGGagacatgtgtgtgtgtgtatttattgaATAGGTTTCTgaatgtgtaatttatttataatttggacATCCAGTAGTTGTTATTACAACTAACTCCAATAAcatataacagtaataaaagACTTAAATGCACAACATTCTAAGATATATGGAATGGGAATTATCTCAAATCTGTAGAAATGGTGTAGTGTAATTACGCTGTAAAACGCAGAGATTGTGTGTTATGCAATTTAGAAAATACATGTGAGTTAGGACGGCATCGGGTTTGCGATGGTGAAGACCCCCATAACACGCATCAGATATAagttagtaaacaaaaaacgCAAGCTCttttgaaactttaaaaaatattttattattgacgtaattgttatgtattttcttAAATCTCTACGGATCTTTAAAAAATGCGAgctctatattttaaaaacttcagATCGagctaaaaaaattacagaccTTTGAATACTTATTGCCGTAGTTGTTGAAAActcactaaaaacaaaaaatattttgtatgtaagtaattaatgttatattattttttggtgtttatttgtttttgaagacagtaaatttttttgttacaatgttttttttttaactacgAATATCGTGCTAAgttgttacacctctgcctacccctgagaAGCGGAAAATATGTGATGGTATAATAAGTAGTCTCAATCAAATCCTACGCAAAAGCACAGCTGAAAAGCGTTACAGGAAAGCAATTTCCAATATTTGGGCGGCATGCTTATTTCAGTTTAAGTTTTCAAATCAAACTTCTTcaaaccaattttgaaaaaaagtCGATTTTtccaaattgattaataaatgacAGAGTTCTGAGatgacaaacaataaaaaaatacacgttgaaTAAAGAGCATCGTGCttattttgaaatcggttaaaagtTTTAGTTCAATGTAATATCTTTTagcaataatcataaaattgtcCAAGTTCGTAATATTTTCAATCGGCGTTTAAAAAATCGTAATCTACGTAAAAGTTTGacgaaattacatttactttttatattaacagTAACGGAGCTACgtgtttatttcaataaaagaacGGGTCGCGTCACGCGACCTGATGAGCTTCATCGAGCTCGGGTGAAATATAGCCATGTCACAGCAGTAGACAAAGGAAATTCATTTGAAGACATAATTGCCATTTTTTTGGGTTCCTTAGGAAAGGTAAATGTAGAGTCGATTAGGGTGCATTAAGGTTTGAACTCGAAATTCGCTGCaagaaaatacttataatatttttcttttaagtatATCTCTCTACAGCATTTGACCCCGGTTTCATTATGATATGATAGATTCTTGTATGCATCAATCATGAATAGAACGtcaaagattttataataaaatacatttaaagacGACTCAAATTcctgtactttataatttaaccaggtataaataacaaagaaaaaaaaatctttcttacACCTTTATAAATTTCGTGATGGACAATTAATACGGAACCTCGATTAGCTGCTCGCGGGTTTCAGCCGCACTTggccgttttatttttattctcgtCGAGCGAGTTAGCAGTGACACGAACCTATTTGATTGATACAAACAGCACAGCATTGCATTGTTTTCaggcaaaaaataaaactaaattacgcTTATTATGTTAGATACATTTTTAGGCAAGGTTTCTTTGAATTAATCGACTTGTGTctatgtaaatacatataaaaatatataaaaaatacttgtaaacTATATCGTGAAAAATAcctatatttcttaaataacttgataattaattattcttattattcctCATCATGCACCttcatttttcatatttttttaataagagaaATCGAAACAGTTTTCTTTCAGTAATTTTCCTACAAAATACTTccttattttaacttaaaagcTGCATTAGCCATTTAGTAGCATGTAATTATGTTGACAGTATATTTCATTTTGGTTGCACGCAACGTTCCCTGGTAAACGCTGCGTAAATgtaaatacttagtaattttgATC
This DNA window, taken from Manduca sexta isolate Smith_Timp_Sample1 chromosome 23, JHU_Msex_v1.0, whole genome shotgun sequence, encodes the following:
- the LOC115443709 gene encoding tetratricopeptide repeat protein 25, with amino-acid sequence MESYDNAKAHARSILGPTKDAEFLQSFVRVGIAEDEDEIPIQKASISKRAPPSADKVREPEMEEEKPAAGGRKESLKPRKRRERKQKREKRKREEELYTDKDRAAAVVMGSKDIKQSLSLKDKAERSSALQLPVEADAGTLLALAQAEMMRKRYRTAVLFVNKAIELAPEEKAAYVARSKCYLLLGEPRSALADAEAALKLDPKDAKALLRKAEALYYCGEFEMSLVHYHRGLRTRPDLNDFRLGVQKAQEAIENTIGAVKTVKKTGKRAASKSARPVLGQLMSDKIYLENLIKNPDLAIADKKNDIVVKQAQEAIRFLENREEFWRQQQTATGN